The following is a genomic window from Nitrospira sp..
ATGCCCAGGTCCTGCTCAACGAGATGGCGGCGGACCATCCCTACCGAAATAAAATCGAAGAAATGCAAAAGGCGGGCGATCGGGCCGCGACGTTAATCCGTCAGCTCCTCACATTCAGCCGAAAGCAACCTTCGACGCCGAAAGTGCTGAGCGTGAATCCGCTGATCACCAATTTTGAAACCATGATGCGCCGGCTGATCGGCGAAGATCTAGAGCTCACCCTCGCCCTGTCACCTCAAGACCTCCACATCAGCGCCGATCCCGCCCAGATTGAACAAGTCCTCATGAACCTCGTCGTCAATGCGCGTGATGCGATGCCCAAAGGAGGGAAGTTGAAAATCGAGACCGCGCAGGTCGAGCTGACCAGAATACCCATGTACCATGCACAGCTTCCCGCGCTCGGCACCTTTGTCAAGCTCAGCGTCTCGGATACCGGAGCCGGGATGTCGACCGATACCCTCGCCCATATCTTCGAACCATTTTTCACCACGAAGGAAGAAGGAAAAGGCACCGGCCTAGGCCTATCGACCGTATTCGGGATTGTTACCCAGACTGGTGGGGGCCTCGATGTAACCAGCAGCATTGGACAAGGCAGTCGCTTCGACGTCTATTTCCCCACAGTCCGATCACGCCTCAATCCAACGACGTCCAACCAAGCTCCTCGTTCACCAAACCGGGGACTCGAGACCATTCTGCTCGTCGAAGACGACGCCGCCGTCCGCGACCTTGTCCGAGACGAGCTCAAAAAACTCGGCTATCGTGTATTGGAATCCAAAAACGGACTGGAAGCCTGCGTGCTTGCCACACAGCAAGCAGGCAATTATCAGCTGCTCCTCACCGATGTGGTCATGCCCGGCATGAGCGGAACCGAACTGGCGCAACATCTGCGCATCCTCAAATCCGATCTCCGGGTTCTCTTCATCTCAGGCTATGCCGACGATGTCGGCATCGGGGCGGCCGATCCGCTGAGCGACTACCTCCCAAAGCCGTTTACACCGGAAGCTCTGAGCCAGCGGATTCGCCAGCTCCTCGATCTGACGCCACCCCCACAGAATGGGTCGCCGCGGAAGGAAGCCTCTACGTCTCACGCCTCGTAATCGCGCGCAGGACGCCGCAGCGCAGCGCCACCATGGATGAGCCTCATGGATCTTCAGACGACGCAGCTCCCGCAGCCTTTCTGCCGCATCCCCTGCGCGTTCTTCATCTCACTCCTGCTCTGGGCCACGACACCGGTGCTGGCGCAAGAACCCCGTTGGGAATCTCTTGCCCCAGGTTTGGCCGCCGCAATCTGGCAACCGGGCGAACGATGTCTCGATATTGACCGTTGGCTGGTCGTCAAGGTCGATCCGGCTCTTCATCGTTTTTCGGTGCATTACTTCGCTCAAGAAGGCCTGCTGCATCCCCCAACCATCGACGAATGGCACAAGCGGACCGGACACGAGATCCTGTTCAACGCCGGACTCTTCAGAGAAAACTACGCGTACCTCGGCCTGCTCTTGAAAGACGGGAAATCGCTCGGCAGCCGGCGCCACAGCACCTGGCAAGGATTGTTCGTCGCAGAACCGCACCGGTCCCTCTCGACGCCCAACGCAGGCGTGCTAGACTTGGCCAGCGATATCTTTCATGAAGAGGCACCCGCCTATCTGGAGGCAGCCCAGTCGTTGATGCTGCTTGATCGCAAGGGAACCATCCGCGTGCGGCAGACCGGAAAGCGGGCGTATCAAACCCTGGTGGCCGAAAATAAAGACGGGCAGATCATCATTCTGAAGAGCTTGGGACTCGTCACTTTGCATGGGATTGGCCAATGTTTGCGGGATGCATTTCCATCGATCGCACTGGCCATGGCGATGGATGGCGGATCCTCGTCGGATCTCTTCGTCTCCGAATCGCTGTGGAAACGTGGAGACGCCTCAGACCCTCGGGCAAATTGGAAAGACCTATTCGCCGGCCGGTCGACCGCGCATATCCCGCTGCCGGCGGTCATCGGCCTCAGTCTGCGAGAATCTGTGACAAGCACCGCCAACACCTCGCCGAAACCCTAGCGGCCAGGACGCGCGACTGGATAGCCCGCTTCCGTCCAGGCGTTCATACTTCCCGACACGTTATAGACATGGCGATAACCCAGATCGGCCAGCGTCTCTGCCGCGATATTGCTGCGATGGCCCGACTGGCAATACACCACGATGTGCTCGTCTAACTGTGCCTTAAGCTCTCGGTGGCGGGCTTTTATTTCTCGAAAGTCGATATTCAGATCCGTACCGGGAATCATGCCGGTCTGATGTTCTTCAGGGCTTCGCACATCGACCAACACAAATCCCTTTTTATCGGGAGTCGAGGCTTTAGCCAGCCCCGCTTGCAGCTGCTGGACGGTCAGCAGGTAGGAATGGTATGACCACACCTGTCCCGTCACTGCGAGACTACTCAGAAGACACACACCGATGAGCATCCATCTCCACCGTGGCATACGACCTCCTCATGGTTCGTGAAACGATACGTGAGTCGAACATGATGCTAGCCGATCATAAAAAGAAGTTGAAAGACGGGTCAAGAACCTTCCTCCTTCCCCTCTTGCTCCTGCTCACCGGCTGCGGTGAGGGCGCGACACTGTTGCAAGAATCCGATCGCGGAGGAGTCGTCGTCTACTCATTCAAAGGCGAGCAGGGGGCGCTATTGGCCTCGTTCAGAAACGACGCCCTCGCGCTCATGAAAGAAAAATGCGGCGGAGCCTATTCGATTATACGAGAGGGAGAAACCAAGGGGCGCGTCCGTGTAGCCGGCCCGGTCGAAGGCGCACAAGAAGTCGTTCAGGAGCGTCGCTGGGGAATTCACTTTCAGTGCAAGTAAGAAAACATCACCCTCTGCGCTGAGCCCCACCGGCCTTGGTCAGATCGTCGATCGTCAGAAGACTCACCAGCGTGAGTCCTTCCGCTTCGACTTTTTTACGCCCGTCTTGCTCCTGCCGATCGACAATCACCAGCGCATGCGTCACGGTCAATCCAGCGCCTCGTGCCGCCGCGACTGCCTTTAACAACGATCCGCCGCTGGTCAGCACATCGTCGACGATGAGCGCGCGCTCACCAGGCTTGTAGGCTCCTTCGATCAGCTTTCCCAACCCATGATCCTTCGCCTGCTTGCGGACGACGAAGGTCCGCCAATCGCGCGCCGGCTGAGCCGCAAAGGCATAATCGGAAATCGTCGTGGCAATCGAGATTGCCCCGATCTCCAACCCACCCAAACAATCCAAGCGAATGTCCTTGAGTGCGTCATAAGCCAGTTGGCCAACCAGACGCCGGGTGCCAGGATGCGCCATAAGCGCGCGGCAATCGACATAGAAGGGGCTCGTGAGGCCCGACGCCAGCTTGAACCCGCCTTGCGGATCCCACTTGAACGACTGTGTGTCATGAAAGGCTTTTGCGAGTTGGTCGCGCACGGCATCCTCCCTATCCATCCACTACAACGATTTCGATTGTACACGGTTGAAGGGGCGGATAGCACCAGGCCCATGAGAGGCCGGTCAGGAAAAGCGCTGGACTTGTTCCGTCAACGTACTGGCCACCAGCTGAAGATCGAACGGCCAGGCGTACCGTAGTTCGACCTCGGGATACTGCAGTCGCAGACGGTCGAGGATTTCTGGAATTTCTACCTCCGAATGCGAACCGCCCGGCGTAAACATCGTGGTGGCGACGGTAATACGAGTCGCGCCCTTCTTAATCAACTCTTCCACCGACGTCTCCAATGTCGGCGCGCAGAATTCATTATAGGCCACCGCAAACAAGACATCCCCTAAGTTGACCCGCAACTGCGCCGCCACCGCTTCGAGTCCCGCTTGATACGGATCCGTTTCCGGCGTTCTCGGCCACTGGCGGATCTTTGCATCCAGCTCAACTTCTTCCGCCGACGGCGGCATCTTCGCGGCGCGCCGTTGACCTTCCAGCCGCTTCAGCTTCGTCACAAAATCCTGCGGGCAACCCTTGGGAATGCCACCGTGCCCCACAAGAATCACCCCTCGGACAACGACAGCCATCAACGAACTCCTTTCATCATACGCCCTCCGCTACACATGG
Proteins encoded in this region:
- a CDS encoding putative Histidine kinase (Evidence 3 : Putative function from multiple computational evidences; Product type e : enzyme; MaGe:77310753), with the protein product MTTPLRLLQLEDNTVDAELILATLNEGGIPCETCRVDRQDTYVDALKAGKIDLILADYSLPGFDGITALSIAQQLRPDIPFIFVSGTLGEELAIDAMHRGATDYILKQRLGRLVPSLQRAIRELQERQERARVEEALRQSEEQLRQAQKMEAVGRLAGGLTHDFNNLLTVIMGHAQVLLNEMAADHPYRNKIEEMQKAGDRAATLIRQLLTFSRKQPSTPKVLSVNPLITNFETMMRRLIGEDLELTLALSPQDLHISADPAQIEQVLMNLVVNARDAMPKGGKLKIETAQVELTRIPMYHAQLPALGTFVKLSVSDTGAGMSTDTLAHIFEPFFTTKEEGKGTGLGLSTVFGIVTQTGGGLDVTSSIGQGSRFDVYFPTVRSRLNPTTSNQAPRSPNRGLETILLVEDDAAVRDLVRDELKKLGYRVLESKNGLEACVLATQQAGNYQLLLTDVVMPGMSGTELAQHLRILKSDLRVLFISGYADDVGIGAADPLSDYLPKPFTPEALSQRIRQLLDLTPPPQNGSPRKEASTSHAS
- a CDS encoding Phosphodiester glycosidase family protein (MaGe:77310754) translates to MDLQTTQLPQPFCRIPCAFFISLLLWATTPVLAQEPRWESLAPGLAAAIWQPGERCLDIDRWLVVKVDPALHRFSVHYFAQEGLLHPPTIDEWHKRTGHEILFNAGLFRENYAYLGLLLKDGKSLGSRRHSTWQGLFVAEPHRSLSTPNAGVLDLASDIFHEEAPAYLEAAQSLMLLDRKGTIRVRQTGKRAYQTLVAENKDGQIIILKSLGLVTLHGIGQCLRDAFPSIALAMAMDGGSSSDLFVSESLWKRGDASDPRANWKDLFAGRSTAHIPLPAVIGLSLRESVTSTANTSPKP
- a CDS encoding Rhodanese-like domain-containing protein (MaGe:77310755), which produces MPRWRWMLIGVCLLSSLAVTGQVWSYHSYLLTVQQLQAGLAKASTPDKKGFVLVDVRSPEEHQTGMIPGTDLNIDFREIKARHRELKAQLDEHIVVYCQSGHRSNIAAETLADLGYRHVYNVSGSMNAWTEAGYPVARPGR
- a CDS encoding hypothetical protein (Evidence 4 : Unknown function but conserved in other organisms; MaGe:77310756) translates to MVRETIRESNMMLADHKKKLKDGSRTFLLPLLLLLTGCGEGATLLQESDRGGVVVYSFKGEQGALLASFRNDALALMKEKCGGAYSIIREGETKGRVRVAGPVEGAQEVVQERRWGIHFQCK
- a CDS encoding Orotate phosphoribosyltransferase (MaGe:77310757) gives rise to the protein MRDQLAKAFHDTQSFKWDPQGGFKLASGLTSPFYVDCRALMAHPGTRRLVGQLAYDALKDIRLDCLGGLEIGAISIATTISDYAFAAQPARDWRTFVVRKQAKDHGLGKLIEGAYKPGERALIVDDVLTSGGSLLKAVAAARGAGLTVTHALVIVDRQEQDGRKKVEAEGLTLVSLLTIDDLTKAGGAQRRG
- a CDS encoding CbiX domain-containing protein (MaGe:77310758), whose protein sequence is MAVVVRGVILVGHGGIPKGCPQDFVTKLKRLEGQRRAAKMPPSAEEVELDAKIRQWPRTPETDPYQAGLEAVAAQLRVNLGDVLFAVAYNEFCAPTLETSVEELIKKGATRITVATTMFTPGGSHSEVEIPEILDRLRLQYPEVELRYAWPFDLQLVASTLTEQVQRFS